In Carya illinoinensis cultivar Pawnee chromosome 7, C.illinoinensisPawnee_v1, whole genome shotgun sequence, the following are encoded in one genomic region:
- the LOC122315302 gene encoding protein HEADING DATE 3A-like has translation MSRDRDPLAVGRVVGDVLDPFTRSITLRITYNNSELNNGCEFKPSQVLNQPRIDVGGDDLRTFYTLVMVDPDAPSPSNPNLREYLHWLVTDIPATTGATFGQEVVCYESPRPTVGIHRFVFVLFRQLGRQTVYAPGWRQNFNTREFAELYNLGLPVAAMYFNCQRESGSGGRRR, from the exons ATGTCCAGGGACAGGGACCCCCTAGCAGTTGGGCGTGTTGTAGGAGATGTTTTAGACCCATTTACTAGGTCAATTACTCTCAGAATCACTTATAACAATAGCGAGCTTAATAATGGATGTGAGTTCAAACCCTCCCAGGTTCTCAACCAACCTAGGATCGAcgttggtggggatgatctcagGACTTTCTACACTCTG GTTATGGTTGATCCTGATGCACCAAGTCCAAGTAATCCCAACCTGAGGGAGTACTTGCATTg GTTGGTGACTGATATTCCAGCAACTACGGGGGCAACCTTTG GGCAAGAGGTTGTGTGCTATGAAAGTCCAAGACCAACTGTAGGGATCCATCGTTTTGTTTTCGTGTTGTTCCGACAATTGGGTAGGCAGACCGTCTATGCACCTGGGTGGCGCCAGAATTTCAACACCAGGGAATTTGCTGAGCTTTACAATCTTGGATTGCCTGTGGCTGCAATGTATTTCAATTGCCAGAGGGAAAGCGGCTCgggtggaagaagaagatga